The Spiribacter roseus genome includes the window GAGCATCGGCTATGACGATCTTCAGGCGGCCTTCGAGGCCGAACTGCCGCGCGATGCGGCGCGCTTTAACGAGGCCCACGCACTGATCGTGAGCGTGGGCAAGGACTACTGCCGGCCGCGGCTGCCGCGCTGCAGCGCCTGTCCGCTGCAGCCGGCCTGCGATCACGGCCGCAGCCAGCTGGACGGGACCTAGCGCTCGTAGGTGCCGATCAGGCGGCTCATGCCGATCACATGCGGCTCGACCTGTTCGAGGAACTGGCGCATGGTCAGCCCGGGCTCGAGCTGCAGGGCCTGATCAAGCGCCAGCACCCAGAAGTAGTAGTGATGCACGCCGTGTCCTTCGGGGGGCATGGGCCCGCCATAGGTCTGACGCCCGAAGTCGGTCACCCCGTGGGTGTAGGCCTCGCTGCCTTCCTCGAGCGAGGTCACATCGTGGGGGATGTTGTAGTAGACCCAGTGGACGAAGCCGTAGCTTCCGGGATTGACCAGCGGTGCATCGGGATCGTGGCAGATGACCGCAAAACCCTGCGTGCCTTCGGGCGCGCCGGTCCAGTGAAGCGCCGGTGCAATGTCTTCACCCTCGCCGGTATAGCGCACCGGAATGGGCTGATGGGGGCCGAACGCGTTACTGCGCGCCTGCATGGCCGATAGGGCAAATCCCATGGGGTTATTCTCCAGTCCCGTTCAAATGTTGCGCATGCTTGCACTTCCACCGGCCTTGTCACAAGCCTGCAATCTCTGTCAGCGCGAGACCCGGTACATGGCGCCATTGGCCGGCGTCGCCGTCGGATCGACAAGCGTCGCCACGGCCCGGGCAGCGGTTTCGGCCGTGGGTACTTCATCGACCGTCTCACCGGTAAAAAGTTGTCGCCGCAGCGTGGACTGGATGGCCCCGGGGTCGACGCTGCAGCTGATCACCGGATGCGCCGCGGAATACTCGGCCGCCAGCGTGGCCGCCAGCCCCTCCACCGCCCATTTACTCACCCCATACGCCCCCATCGCCGCCTGACCGCTGCGCCCGGCCGCATCGGAGATGAAGATCACCCGGCCCTGACTGTCGCGCAGCAGACCGAGGAGCGCCTGGGTCAGCAGGAAAGCGGCGTTGATGTTGACATGCAGGCATTTGAGCCACGCCTGCGGGTCGTAGAGGCCCAGTGGCGAGGGCGACCCGAAATCCGCCGCCGCATGCACCACCGTATCGACTCCGCCCAGGGATTCGGCCAGACGGTCGGCCAGCTCGGCATAGTCATCCGGTCCGGCGCCCATCAGATCCAGCGGGTAGAGCGCCGGCTGACCATGGCCGGCCGCCTCGATGCGGTCATGAAGCGCTTCCAGCCCGTTCAGTGATTTATCGAGCAGCACCGTATCGGCGCCCTGCGCGGCCAGCTGCTCGGCCAGCGCACTGCCCAGCGCCCCCGCGGCGCCGGTGACGAGGATGCGCTGCCCGGACAGGCGGGTGGGATCGAGGGTGGCATCGGCGGGGGCAGACAGGGGCTGGTTCATGTTGAGGAGTACTCCGGAAGCGGATGGACTTTGTGCGGACGCCGCGCGGTCCGCCAGGCGAGCCAGAGCTTGCGCAGCGGCGTCAGATGGACCTGGCGCTCGGCCACGGCATAGCCGTCGGCGGCCATGTCGTCCAGCAGGCGCCGGTGCAGCACTGCCAGCACCAGCCCGTAGGCCTGTGCCGGCCGCGCCGAATAGGGCAGTCGGGTGATGGCGCTGTCCAGAAACTGCCGCGCGCGGTTGCCCTGATGGGTCAGCAGGCTGCGCACGGCATCCGCCTGATCGGCCGCCAGCAGATCCTCGCTGCCAAGCCCGCTCAGGGTGAGTTCGTCTTCGGGAATGTACAGCCGACCGGCGCGGACGTCCCGGCGCAGGTGGCGCAGCATGCGCGTGAGCTCAAGCCCCATGGCGAGGTCGTGGGCGAACGGCGCCGCCTCGAGGCCACTCGAGCCCGTCATCCGCCAGGCCAGATCCGCCACCGCGCCCCCGGCACGATGGCAGTACAGCGTGAGCTCGCGCAGCGTCGGGTAGCGCCCGTACTCGAGGTCCATGCGGCTCGCCTCGATCACCTCGCCGAGCCCGTCCATCTCCAGCTGATGGGTCTGGAGGGCGGGGAGCAGGGCCTGACTGACGGGATGCCGCGGCGCTCCCGCGGCGAGCCGTTCGAGCTCCTCCTGCCACCAGTTGAGCTTGACCGCGCCCACCCCCGGGTCGCTGACCTCGCGGGGGATCTCGAGCACCTCGGCGCGATAGGCGGCCAGGGCGGCCAGGCCGTCGCGCGCCGCCGGCGGTGCGAACAGCAGGGCGTAATAGGTGCTTGAGCCGTCCGGCGCGACCTTGCGCCGGCAGTATTCGACCGGTTCCATAATCTAGACCGCGATGGCTTGACGGTGGGGCGCTGCCGGATCGGCCACCCAGCGCAGCAGCTCGGCGGGCTGGCCGATCAGGCCATCGGCACCCCAGTGCTCGACATGATCGTCGCCACTCAGGTAGCCGTAAAGCGCCACCACGGTCAGCGCGCCGGCCTGATGGCCGGCGCGGATGTCGCGCTCGGTGTCGCCCACCACCAGACAGGCCGAGGCGGGCAGATCAAGCTGCCGGGCCGCCTCGGTGATCTGGTAGGGATGGGGCTTGCGCCGCGCCAGGTCGTCGCCGGTGACCACGCAGGCCGGCCGGCCGGCATAGCCCAGATCCGCCAGCAGCGGAGTGGTCAGCCAGCCCGGCTTATTGGTGACGATGCCCCAGGGAATGGCCGCCGCCTCGAGGGCTTGCAGGGTTGCCTCCATGCCTGCATAGGGGCGTGTGCGGCGACTGACCGATTCGGCATAGATCGCCAGAAACCGCTCGCGCAGGGCATCGAACCCGGCATCGCCGGGATGACGGTTGAAGCCGCGGGCAATCATCGGGATGCTGCCGTGCCCGACCGCATGCAGGAATTCCGCATCGGCCATCGGCGCCAGTCCCTGTTCGCCGCGCAGCCGG containing:
- a CDS encoding YbhB/YbcL family Raf kinase inhibitor-like protein, which codes for MGFALSAMQARSNAFGPHQPIPVRYTGEGEDIAPALHWTGAPEGTQGFAVICHDPDAPLVNPGSYGFVHWVYYNIPHDVTSLEEGSEAYTHGVTDFGRQTYGGPMPPEGHGVHHYYFWVLALDQALQLEPGLTMRQFLEQVEPHVIGMSRLIGTYER
- a CDS encoding SDR family NAD(P)-dependent oxidoreductase, which gives rise to MNQPLSAPADATLDPTRLSGQRILVTGAAGALGSALAEQLAAQGADTVLLDKSLNGLEALHDRIEAAGHGQPALYPLDLMGAGPDDYAELADRLAESLGGVDTVVHAAADFGSPSPLGLYDPQAWLKCLHVNINAAFLLTQALLGLLRDSQGRVIFISDAAGRSGQAAMGAYGVSKWAVEGLAATLAAEYSAAHPVISCSVDPGAIQSTLRRQLFTGETVDEVPTAETAARAVATLVDPTATPANGAMYRVSR
- a CDS encoding squalene/phytoene synthase family protein — its product is MEPVEYCRRKVAPDGSSTYYALLFAPPAARDGLAALAAYRAEVLEIPREVSDPGVGAVKLNWWQEELERLAAGAPRHPVSQALLPALQTHQLEMDGLGEVIEASRMDLEYGRYPTLRELTLYCHRAGGAVADLAWRMTGSSGLEAAPFAHDLAMGLELTRMLRHLRRDVRAGRLYIPEDELTLSGLGSEDLLAADQADAVRSLLTHQGNRARQFLDSAITRLPYSARPAQAYGLVLAVLHRRLLDDMAADGYAVAERQVHLTPLRKLWLAWRTARRPHKVHPLPEYSST
- a CDS encoding HAD-IA family hydrolase, whose product is MTAATGERAHGVLLDLDGTMLDTAPDLIDSLNRLRGEQGLAPMADAEFLHAVGHGSIPMIARGFNRHPGDAGFDALRERFLAIYAESVSRRTRPYAGMEATLQALEAAAIPWGIVTNKPGWLTTPLLADLGYAGRPACVVTGDDLARRKPHPYQITEAARQLDLPASACLVVGDTERDIRAGHQAGALTVVALYGYLSGDDHVEHWGADGLIGQPAELLRWVADPAAPHRQAIAV